A single window of Nicotiana sylvestris chromosome 3, ASM39365v2, whole genome shotgun sequence DNA harbors:
- the LOC138887564 gene encoding uncharacterized protein, with protein sequence MIQQVIGSNSRINEIVDAHDAAIKNIEVQVGQISMSLNNHLHGTLPADTQINPKDQGPKQLMAVSLRNGRDIDVEQERVQETRQAKTLIPVPIELDESTKLTEVPVQPAQEENSIQNATEKEAETVREPVVDVAADKDQSQLIGKKRPPASFPQRLAKYQNEEQYKKFKEMLKQIQVNIPLIEALKEMPGYAKMMKDLMSRKFDFQDLATVTLTQTCSAVVTRPIAEKLSDPGSFTIPCTIGNFAFAKALCDLGASINLMPLAIYKRLGIGRARPTSMLLQLADRTVKRPSGILDYVLIQVGKFVFLADFVILDCRVDEEIPIILGRPFLATRRALINCEIGELKMRLNDEEITFNTDDEVLTIEYPLAACLMNLDEVNGEELAEWVLALEGRGFWDRTIEFEPLHLKNRETPPAKPSIEEPPNLELKPLPNHLRYEFLGPNSTLPVIISSSLLDVQAQQLLQVLKECKTAIG encoded by the exons ATGATACAACAAGTTATTGGGTCTAATTCAAGGATTAATGAGATAGTGGATGCACATGATGCAGCaatcaagaatattgaagtgcaggtAGGCCAAATTTCGATGTCTCTGAACAATCATCTTCATGGGACACTACCCGCAGACACCcaaataaatccaaaagatcaaggcccaaagcagctgatggcagtaagtctacgtaatggcagagaTATAGACGTAGAGCAAGAGAGGGTTCAAGAAACTAGACAAGCTAAGACACTtataccagtgcccattgagctggatgagtcAACAAAACTAACGGAGGTGCCAGTCcagcctgcccaggaagaaaATAGCATTCAGAATGCGAccgagaaagaagctgagacagtCCGGGAACCTGTAGTTGATGTAGCAGCTGATAAAGATCAATCTCAgttgattgggaagaagagaccccCTGCATCTTTCCCTCAGAGGTTGGCTAAGTACCAAAATGAGGAGCAATACAAGAAGTTCAAAGAAATGCTAAAACAAATTCAGGTAAACATACCATTGATTGAagctttgaaggagatgcctgggtatgcaaaaatgatgaaggacttgatgtcccgaaagtttgatttccaagacttggccacagttactcttactcagacatgtagtgcagtggtgactagaccaattgcaGAAAAGCTGTCTGACCCAGGGAGCTTTACAATCCCATGCACTATTGGCAATTTTGCTTTTGCCAAAGCACTGTGTGATCTAGGGGCCAGCatcaatcttatgcccctggcaaTTTACAAGAGGCTgggcattggaagagctagacccacctctatgttgttgcagctggctgacaggacGGTGAAACGACCATCTGGTATACTAGATTATGTGCTAATTCAGGTAGGAAAATTTGTGTTCcttgcagattttgtgatcttagactgcagagtggatgaagagatccccataattttgggaagaccattcttggccacaAGGAGAGCTCTCATTAATTGTGAAATCGGGGAGCTAaagatgagattgaacgatgaggagataacattcaat ACTGATGATGAGGTGCTAACCATTGAGTACCCCCTTGCTGCATGTTTAATGAATTTGGATGAGGTGAATGGAGAGGAACTGgcggaatgggtgttggcattagagggtagagggttctgggatagaactatagaatttgagcccttgcacttgAAAAATCGAGagactcctccagccaagccatctaTCGAAGAACCACCAAATCTGGAGCTAAAGCCATTGCCCAACCATCTtaggtatgaattccttggacctaactccacattacctgttattatctcatctagtttgttagatgtgcaggcgcaacaactcttgcaggtacttaaggagtgcaaaactgccattgggtag